A stretch of the bacterium genome encodes the following:
- a CDS encoding glycosyltransferase family 1 protein — MKIGIDASRISIDEKSGTENYSLNLIKALAKIDSKNHYQLYFNHDPKFFELPETNFASKIIPARKFWTQGRLAAELVLNPVDLLFVPAHTIPILRRPGLKTVVTIHDLGAEYLAAYHKFPDRIYLNWSTAFVANYASHIIAVSEATKKDLVREFKVKEERISVVYEGVDRNFFKKSQPEQVDQVRKKYGLKKPYFLFVGTIQPRKNLFNLIQAFSEARVEADLVIAGKPGWLFKEIYEAPKKFGIEEKVKFLGFTPTEDLPALYSGALSFVFPSLYEGFGLPLLEAMACACPVLTSNQSSLPEVVGRAGLLVNPRSSKEIAQAIEKLFKDKHLRESLSQKGQERTQNFSWEKTARETLAVLEKVGES, encoded by the coding sequence ATGAAAATTGGTATTGATGCTTCCAGAATCTCAATTGACGAAAAGTCAGGCACAGAAAACTATAGTTTAAACCTGATCAAGGCTTTGGCCAAGATTGATTCCAAAAATCACTATCAACTTTACTTCAACCATGACCCAAAGTTTTTTGAGCTACCAGAAACAAACTTTGCGAGCAAAATCATACCGGCCCGAAAGTTCTGGACTCAAGGACGTCTGGCTGCAGAGCTCGTCCTAAATCCAGTTGACCTGCTTTTTGTTCCAGCCCATACGATCCCAATCCTACGTCGCCCGGGCTTAAAAACCGTGGTCACGATCCACGACCTTGGCGCTGAGTATTTAGCCGCCTACCACAAGTTTCCCGATCGGATTTATTTAAATTGGTCGACTGCTTTTGTAGCCAACTATGCGAGCCACATTATTGCCGTCTCAGAAGCGACGAAAAAAGATTTAGTCAGAGAATTTAAAGTAAAAGAGGAACGTATTAGTGTCGTTTATGAGGGTGTTGATCGGAATTTTTTTAAAAAATCTCAACCAGAGCAAGTAGACCAAGTGCGAAAAAAATATGGTTTGAAAAAACCTTATTTTCTTTTCGTCGGTACGATTCAGCCTAGAAAAAATCTTTTCAACCTTATCCAAGCTTTTTCTGAGGCCAGGGTTGAGGCGGACTTGGTCATAGCTGGAAAGCCAGGCTGGTTGTTTAAAGAAATTTATGAAGCTCCAAAAAAATTTGGAATTGAAGAGAAGGTTAAATTCCTTGGTTTTACCCCAACAGAGGACTTACCGGCGCTTTATTCTGGTGCACTAAGCTTTGTCTTTCCATCACTCTACGAAGGCTTTGGTTTGCCACTTTTGGAGGCGATGGCCTGTGCTTGTCCGGTTCTAACGTCCAACCAGTCAAGCTTACCTGAAGTAGTCGGCAGGGCTGGTTTACTTGTTAATCCTAGGTCAAGCAAAGAAATTGCCCAGGCAATAGAAAAGCTCTTCAAAGACAAGCACTTGCGAGAGTCTTTGAGTCAAAAAGGTCAAGAAAGAACCCAAAATTTTTCTTGGGAAAAAACCGCCCGAGAAACGCTTGCAGTCCTTGAGAAAGTAGGGGAGTCGTGA
- a CDS encoding WecB/TagA/CpsF family glycosyltransferase, which produces MKKEVLGVEVSDISQAEALVQVKDLIDRGEKGYIVTPNPEMILEARVDSEFRNNLNSAFLSLPDGFYLFQAAKLLGKNLREVITGVDFTYSLAALAEEHGYRVFLLGGKEGVAQKAKENLQKLFPRINIVGAFSGGLLEKNEEEIRQNVQKESIDILVVAFGYKKQEAWIVRNLPKLDTKVAIGVGGALDYISGEVNRAPVWMRKIGLEWFYRLLHQPIRIKRQIKLPLFVYLVLKEKFSKRAN; this is translated from the coding sequence GTGAAAAAAGAAGTTTTGGGGGTAGAAGTGAGTGACATCAGTCAAGCCGAAGCTTTGGTTCAGGTCAAGGACTTGATTGATCGAGGTGAGAAGGGCTATATTGTCACCCCCAATCCAGAAATGATTTTGGAGGCAAGGGTGGATAGTGAGTTTAGGAACAATTTAAATTCTGCTTTTCTCTCCCTTCCCGACGGCTTCTATTTGTTTCAGGCGGCAAAACTTCTTGGCAAAAATTTGCGTGAGGTGATCACCGGGGTAGACTTTACTTATTCTTTGGCCGCTCTAGCGGAAGAACACGGTTACAGGGTTTTTCTTTTAGGAGGTAAAGAAGGTGTAGCCCAAAAAGCAAAAGAAAACCTGCAAAAACTTTTTCCTAGGATCAACATTGTTGGCGCTTTTTCTGGAGGATTGCTAGAGAAAAATGAAGAAGAAATTCGGCAAAATGTTCAGAAAGAATCAATTGATATCTTAGTAGTTGCCTTTGGATATAAGAAACAAGAAGCGTGGATTGTTAGGAATTTGCCAAAGTTAGATACAAAAGTCGCGATTGGAGTGGGTGGAGCTTTGGACTATATTTCCGGAGAAGTAAATCGTGCCCCAGTTTGGATGAGAAAGATTGGTTTGGAGTGGTTTTACCGTTTGTTACATCAGCCAATCCGGATCAAACGCCAGATTAAACTACCCCTCTTTGTTTACCTCGTTTTAAAAGAAAAATTTTCGAAAAGAGCTAATTAG
- a CDS encoding glycosyltransferase family 4 protein has translation MKSKLDQRIELTQPKVRSIYLSTYIPQKCGIATYTKDLTNAINVLNPYNLAEIMAVSDNGYDYPWEVKFRISQAKKEDYLAAADYINKSSAEIFCLQHEYGIFGGKDGELVLELLKRIKKPVVTTFHTVLKSPSPSQKKILKAVAARSNVVVVMIDTMVDRLTSLYDIPSEKIVVIPHGVPDIPYGPTQFYKKELGLENKFVVSVNNLLADNKGFEYLIEAIGKVKDKIPEIQTIIIGETHPIVKKFEGEKYRNFLESKVKQLKLENYVKFINRYVSLEELLSYLRATDVYVTPYLDSQAAASGALSYAVGAGKACISTPYIFAKEVLKDDRGVLVPFKNSDKVAAALLKIYREPKFRASIETKSYQHGRTMIWPAVALRYLDLYRLVLGESAAATARRVLTNIISPIYSRDKQN, from the coding sequence ATGAAATCAAAACTTGACCAGAGAATTGAACTTACCCAACCGAAGGTAAGGTCCATTTATCTTTCTACTTACATACCACAGAAATGTGGCATTGCTACTTATACGAAAGACCTAACCAACGCTATCAACGTTCTTAACCCCTACAACCTTGCCGAAATCATGGCGGTTTCCGACAACGGTTATGACTACCCCTGGGAGGTCAAGTTTCGGATTAGCCAGGCAAAGAAAGAGGATTACCTTGCTGCGGCTGATTACATCAACAAATCTTCAGCTGAAATCTTTTGTCTTCAACACGAGTATGGGATTTTCGGAGGCAAAGATGGTGAGCTAGTTTTAGAGCTCTTAAAGAGAATCAAGAAGCCGGTAGTTACTACTTTCCACACGGTTTTAAAAAGTCCTAGTCCCTCACAAAAGAAAATTCTCAAGGCAGTTGCCGCTAGATCAAATGTAGTGGTTGTCATGATCGATACTATGGTTGATAGACTGACGAGCCTTTACGATATCCCGAGCGAAAAAATTGTCGTTATTCCCCATGGCGTACCGGATATACCTTACGGGCCAACACAATTTTACAAAAAGGAATTGGGCTTGGAAAATAAATTTGTTGTTTCAGTCAACAATTTGCTGGCTGACAACAAAGGCTTTGAGTACTTAATCGAGGCCATAGGAAAGGTTAAGGACAAAATTCCAGAAATACAAACAATTATTATTGGCGAGACACACCCAATTGTGAAAAAGTTTGAAGGGGAAAAGTACCGCAATTTTTTGGAGAGTAAAGTGAAACAGTTGAAACTGGAAAATTACGTCAAGTTTATCAACCGTTACGTTAGTCTAGAAGAGCTACTTAGCTATTTAAGAGCAACAGATGTTTACGTCACCCCTTACCTAGACTCTCAGGCGGCTGCAAGTGGGGCTTTGTCCTATGCGGTTGGGGCGGGAAAAGCCTGTATTTCAACACCATATATTTTTGCTAAAGAGGTGCTCAAGGACGACCGTGGTGTTTTGGTTCCTTTCAAAAACTCAGACAAAGTTGCCGCCGCCTTGTTAAAGATTTACCGTGAGCCCAAATTCCGCGCTTCCATTGAAACAAAATCTTACCAGCACGGTCGGACGATGATCTGGCCGGCAGTTGCTTTGCGTTACCTTGATCTTTACCGCCTTGTTCTTGGAGAGTCAGCTGCTGCCACAGCAAGAAGAGTGCTGACCAATATCATCAGTCCAATCTATTCTCGTGACAAACAAAACTAA
- a CDS encoding glycosyltransferase, translated as MTNKTNFPLNKEKLSNSYNFLVKLTNQIGIIQHTKYGVQDRKNGYSLDDNARAIIVCLQWYKQTKSKKALDLVATYLAWLFHAKTDEGFFYNFSSFDNQFKEVFSEDGFGRAFWSLGQAYQAKARNDITSTAKTLIDEIKGNLDTLISPRAIAYCILGLVSLAEAEKKNPEWSSYLEKLTRKLVNSYKKTESKDWHWFEEIIAYSNHLLPLSLFEAYLILEKKEFLEIATKSLEFLEINSALDGFPSPVGNHGWLKKGQERAVFDQQSIEASEAVLCFLSAYRVSKEIGYLEKALSWFNWYHGNNIKKLSLINKQTGGCFDSLMSQGVNENQGAESIIAYLMAALALLDLKKNQEKTLLSQSLILSS; from the coding sequence GTGACAAACAAAACTAATTTTCCTTTAAACAAAGAAAAACTCTCAAACTCCTACAATTTTTTGGTCAAATTGACCAATCAGATTGGGATTATCCAACACACCAAGTACGGGGTTCAAGATCGAAAAAATGGTTACAGTTTGGATGACAACGCCCGGGCGATTATTGTCTGTTTGCAATGGTACAAACAGACCAAAAGCAAAAAAGCTCTGGATTTGGTCGCTACTTATCTAGCCTGGCTTTTTCATGCCAAAACTGATGAAGGCTTTTTCTACAATTTTTCCAGCTTTGACAATCAGTTTAAAGAAGTTTTTAGTGAAGACGGTTTTGGCCGGGCCTTTTGGTCTTTGGGACAGGCTTACCAGGCCAAGGCGCGAAATGATATTACTTCAACTGCCAAGACTCTCATCGATGAAATCAAAGGCAATCTAGATACACTTATATCTCCTCGGGCGATTGCTTATTGTATTTTGGGGCTGGTTAGTCTAGCCGAGGCCGAGAAGAAGAACCCAGAATGGAGTAGTTACTTGGAGAAACTGACTCGCAAACTAGTCAACTCTTACAAAAAAACCGAAAGCAAAGACTGGCATTGGTTTGAAGAGATCATTGCCTATTCTAACCATTTGTTGCCACTCTCACTTTTTGAAGCCTATTTAATTTTAGAAAAGAAAGAGTTTTTGGAGATTGCGACCAAAAGTCTTGAGTTTTTGGAAATAAATAGCGCTCTGGACGGGTTTCCTTCACCGGTGGGAAACCATGGTTGGTTGAAGAAGGGGCAGGAAAGGGCGGTTTTTGACCAACAGTCAATTGAAGCTTCTGAGGCGGTCTTGTGTTTTTTGAGCGCCTATAGGGTCAGCAAAGAAATAGGTTACCTGGAAAAAGCTCTTTCTTGGTTCAACTGGTACCACGGAAACAATATCAAAAAACTGTCTTTGATCAACAAGCAGACGGGTGGTTGCTTTGATAGTTTGATGAGCCAAGGTGTCAATGAAAACCAAGGGGCGGAATCAATCATTGCTTATCTCATGGCCGCTCTCGCGCTCTTAGATTTGAAGAAAAACCAAGAAAAAACCTTGCTTTCGCAAAGTTTGATCTTGTCATCTTAG
- a CDS encoding glycosyl transferase family 36 gives MLPPNSNTKYGHFSPDGREYIITRPDTPRPWINILTNGRYTSLVSHTGGGYSFLDEPVYNRITRGVPGEQILQDRPGRYLYVRDNDSGEYWSINWQPVMAKPEFWEARIGLGYNKIVSLNRGIQGEVTFFVPEGIKAEVWMVKIKNTTERVRNLSVTSYVEWVLGNYMKDLYDRVFDSLFNDAYFEDNTVFATKRRWERPDKPGLPWNLVAYMSGDLDFECYDCVKENFIGQYRYLSNPIAVEKGECQNAYGESEDAIGSLTKILTLKPKEEISFNIFVGVEQTKKEAKKTIKFLSKKENVIRKFNERGVWWDKYLDKFVVETPDPDFNLSVNIWNKYQSWITANLGEMTSYYHGGGDFGFRDEAQHLFGVLPFNQDFAKEWTKKLLEHQGSDGKVAHNWNLTTGKAVVTDHSDDPQWLVMAVLNFIKETGETQFLEERVNFLDKGAASVLDHLTLALDYTLYHVSPNGIPLRRTADWNDALAGGHLGKGESLMVANQVASNILELLPILDKMGKKAKARVYVNIYDHLKKTINEQYWDGEWYVRATDDEGNFIGSQKNKEGKIHINGQTWPVISHIASGDRAEEAMNSLWKHLQTEYGALSFTPAYTKMNSALGIISQFAPGTKENATIFSHPNAWVVIAEAILGRGDKAYEAWKRSSFLTRSKQPDIYKVEPYVYAEFSYGPQNPHFGQGKYSWMTGSAAWFLRACTDWILGVRPTVDGLIVDPCIPKSWQRFKVKREFRGAVYNISVNNEAGVFKGVKEIKVDGKLLKEKILPVFKSGQHNIEVKMGEVNTFKTVLEQSSKANSRTAKQIKVKS, from the coding sequence ATGCTGCCCCCAAACTCCAATACCAAATACGGACATTTTTCTCCAGACGGAAGAGAATACATCATTACTCGTCCCGACACCCCTAGACCTTGGATCAATATTCTGACCAACGGCCGCTATACGAGCTTGGTTTCTCACACCGGCGGAGGTTACAGTTTTCTTGACGAGCCAGTCTACAACCGGATTACTCGTGGTGTTCCCGGTGAACAAATCCTTCAAGACCGGCCGGGGCGCTATCTTTACGTTCGTGACAACGATTCTGGAGAATATTGGAGTATCAACTGGCAGCCGGTAATGGCGAAGCCGGAGTTTTGGGAAGCAAGAATTGGTTTGGGCTACAACAAAATCGTTTCTCTCAACCGCGGTATTCAAGGAGAAGTGACTTTTTTCGTTCCGGAAGGAATAAAGGCCGAGGTTTGGATGGTTAAGATCAAAAACACTACCGAGAGGGTGCGCAATCTTTCAGTCACTTCTTACGTTGAGTGGGTCTTGGGAAACTACATGAAGGATCTTTATGACCGTGTCTTCGACTCACTCTTTAATGATGCTTATTTTGAAGACAACACGGTTTTTGCTACCAAACGTCGTTGGGAGAGGCCGGACAAACCTGGTCTTCCCTGGAATCTGGTTGCCTACATGAGCGGGGATCTCGATTTTGAATGTTATGACTGTGTAAAGGAAAACTTTATTGGTCAGTACCGCTACCTCTCAAATCCAATAGCAGTTGAAAAAGGAGAGTGCCAGAATGCTTATGGAGAAAGCGAGGACGCCATTGGCTCACTGACCAAAATACTGACCCTTAAACCCAAAGAAGAGATCAGTTTTAATATTTTTGTTGGTGTCGAGCAGACAAAGAAAGAAGCCAAAAAAACGATAAAATTTCTTTCGAAAAAGGAAAATGTAATCAGAAAATTTAATGAAAGAGGGGTTTGGTGGGACAAATATCTTGATAAATTTGTGGTTGAAACCCCAGACCCTGATTTCAATTTATCCGTCAACATTTGGAACAAGTACCAGTCCTGGATTACCGCCAACTTAGGAGAAATGACTTCTTATTATCATGGCGGTGGTGATTTTGGTTTTCGCGATGAAGCCCAACATTTGTTTGGAGTTTTGCCTTTCAACCAAGATTTTGCCAAGGAATGGACCAAAAAACTTCTCGAGCACCAGGGCAGTGATGGTAAGGTCGCCCACAACTGGAACCTGACCACTGGGAAAGCAGTTGTGACTGACCACTCAGACGACCCACAGTGGTTGGTGATGGCGGTTTTGAACTTTATAAAGGAAACCGGAGAGACGCAGTTTCTTGAAGAAAGAGTTAATTTTTTGGACAAAGGAGCTGCCTCAGTCCTTGACCATCTCACTTTGGCCTTGGACTACACTCTTTATCACGTCAGTCCGAACGGAATACCTTTGCGCCGAACCGCGGATTGGAACGATGCTTTGGCAGGAGGGCACCTGGGTAAAGGGGAATCGCTGATGGTAGCGAACCAAGTGGCGAGCAATATTCTTGAACTCTTACCAATTTTGGACAAAATGGGCAAAAAAGCCAAGGCCAGAGTTTACGTCAACATTTACGATCACCTCAAAAAAACTATCAATGAACAGTACTGGGATGGGGAGTGGTATGTTCGGGCTACGGATGACGAAGGAAACTTCATTGGCAGTCAAAAAAATAAAGAAGGCAAGATTCATATCAACGGCCAAACCTGGCCTGTCATCAGTCACATTGCCAGCGGGGACCGAGCCGAAGAAGCAATGAACTCTTTGTGGAAGCATTTGCAAACTGAGTACGGGGCTTTGAGCTTTACACCAGCCTATACAAAAATGAACTCTGCTTTGGGAATCATTTCTCAATTTGCCCCAGGAACGAAAGAAAACGCAACAATTTTTTCTCATCCGAACGCCTGGGTCGTGATTGCCGAGGCGATTCTTGGTCGGGGAGACAAGGCCTACGAGGCTTGGAAGAGGAGCTCTTTTTTGACCCGCTCGAAGCAACCGGACATTTACAAAGTTGAGCCCTATGTTTATGCAGAGTTTAGCTACGGTCCACAGAACCCCCATTTTGGGCAGGGAAAATACTCCTGGATGACTGGTTCGGCGGCTTGGTTTTTGAGAGCTTGTACTGACTGGATTTTGGGAGTTCGGCCCACGGTTGATGGTTTAATCGTTGATCCTTGTATTCCCAAAAGCTGGCAGAGATTCAAGGTAAAGAGGGAGTTCCGTGGCGCAGTTTACAATATTTCAGTCAACAATGAGGCAGGGGTTTTCAAAGGAGTCAAGGAAATCAAAGTCGATGGGAAACTTTTGAAGGAAAAGATACTACCAGTTTTTAAGTCCGGGCAACACAACATCGAAGTCAAAATGGGAGAAGTAAATACTTTCAAAACTGTTCTAGAACAGTCTTCAAAAGCTAATAGTCGAACGGCAAAACAAATCAAGGTGAAAAGCTAG
- a CDS encoding helix-turn-helix domain-containing protein, with amino-acid sequence MSLGDDLPELLTVKEVANFLRVSPLTIKRWGKRGKLPAIRINARGDRRYKKDAVLWLLGEMKRETV; translated from the coding sequence ATGTCTTTAGGTGATGATCTTCCAGAACTTTTGACTGTAAAAGAAGTGGCTAACTTTTTGAGAGTCTCCCCGCTGACTATCAAGCGCTGGGGAAAAAGAGGTAAGCTTCCCGCGATTAGAATCAATGCCCGTGGGGACCGACGTTATAAGAAAGACGCGGTTTTGTGGTTGCTCGGAGAGATGAAGCGCGAGACCGTTTAA
- the rplL gene encoding 50S ribosomal protein L7/L12 — MIKDIETMTVLELADLVKALEERFGVTAAAPMAVAAAPAAGGAEAGEAADEGQTSFNVVLADAGANKISVIKAVREIVPTLGLAEAKALVDSAPKPVLEGAGKEAANEAKGKLEAAGAKVELK, encoded by the coding sequence ATCATCAAGGACATCGAGACCATGACTGTTCTCGAACTAGCTGATTTAGTTAAAGCACTGGAGGAACGCTTTGGCGTCACCGCCGCTGCTCCGATGGCTGTCGCTGCAGCTCCTGCCGCTGGCGGAGCTGAGGCTGGCGAAGCCGCTGACGAAGGTCAGACCAGCTTCAACGTAGTTTTGGCGGATGCTGGTGCAAACAAAATCAGCGTCATCAAAGCAGTCCGTGAAATCGTCCCGACTCTGGGTCTAGCTGAAGCAAAAGCTTTGGTAGACAGCGCACCAAAACCAGTTCTTGAGGGAGCTGGGAAAGAAGCTGCCAACGAAGCTAAAGGTAAGCTGGAAGCAGCTGGAGCTAAAGTAGAACTTAAATAG
- the rplJ gene encoding 50S ribosomal protein L10 yields the protein MENEEKKKSASRIKKEEEVASLVEKMNQAQALLLTDFRGLSVAGATELKGKLKADKAEMLVAKNTLLSIAAKKAGYEVPAQDLTGPTAAIFAYEDQVSPIKALATFIKGTEIPKIKIGFLNKEAYSKEKIMELAKLPSKEVLLGQVVGGISSPLYGVVRVLNANLRNLVYTLDQIGKSKGSTNA from the coding sequence ATGGAAAACGAAGAAAAGAAAAAATCCGCATCAAGAATAAAAAAAGAAGAGGAAGTTGCGAGCCTAGTTGAAAAAATGAACCAAGCTCAGGCTTTGCTTTTGACTGACTTTCGTGGTCTTTCGGTAGCTGGTGCGACCGAGCTCAAAGGCAAACTCAAGGCTGACAAGGCTGAGATGTTGGTTGCCAAAAACACCTTACTTTCAATTGCTGCCAAAAAAGCAGGCTACGAAGTCCCGGCGCAGGATCTGACCGGACCAACTGCAGCTATTTTTGCCTATGAAGATCAGGTCAGCCCAATCAAAGCTTTGGCAACTTTTATCAAAGGTACTGAGATTCCAAAAATAAAAATCGGCTTTTTGAACAAGGAAGCCTATTCCAAAGAAAAAATCATGGAACTAGCCAAACTTCCAAGCAAAGAAGTCCTGCTTGGGCAAGTGGTTGGGGGTATATCTTCCCCACTCTACGGTGTGGTTAGAGTACTGAACGCAAACCTTCGCAATCTTGTTTACACCTTGGATCAAATTGGAAAGAGTAAGGGCAGTACCAATGCTTAA